Proteins co-encoded in one Mastacembelus armatus chromosome 24, fMasArm1.2, whole genome shotgun sequence genomic window:
- the ostm1 gene encoding osteopetrosis-associated transmembrane protein 1 — translation MLYSPFSVMSSYKSCSFCVLVVINVFSFVSADETDLTASDPAGKLGQIGSWSPGGPVLQPGLDSLFSLSLRSSFPEDLEVSDYCRELLHLFGQRYVAYVNCMIPAARPVKVCQSCFSSYGRLVHTYLNISSDQMGPGNVSCRDSLLRSDRVMVVYQLYSNLEDLWSKSDCNHCVTDGYQNLTSDMLFFMSTLNQTLTCFEKYQQGNYTELCKNCKSAYRDMNELYSSMEKNHTLCIDIEDAMNMTRRLWSKKFKCSFAREENVSVIAVSSFMLFLPIIFYLSSFLHSEQKKRKLIHPKRAKSYTSLINIQDKQS, via the exons ATGCTTTATTCTCCGTTTTCAGTCATGTCTTCTTACAAAAGCTGTTCGTTTTGCGTTTTAGTAGTgataaatgttttctcttttgtgtccGCCGACGAAACAGACCTAACGGCTTCAGACCCAGCGGGCAAACTGGGACAAATCGGGTCTTGGAGTCCTGGTGGTCCTGTTTTGCAGCCTGGTTTGGACTCGTTATTCTCCCTCAGTCTTCGGTCTTCCTTCCCAGAAGACCTGGAGGTGAGTGACTACTGCAGGGAGCTGCTCCACCTGTTTGGACAACGATACGTGGCCTACGTGAACTGTATGATACCTGCGGCGCGTCCCGTCAAGGTGTGTCAGAGCTGTTTCTCCAGCTATGGACGCCTCGTGCACACCTACCTGAACATCTCCTCAGACCAG ATGGGTCCAGGTAATGTGAGCTGCAGGGACAGTCTTCTGCGCAGTGATCGGGTGATGGTGGTTTATCAGCTGTACAGCAATTTGGAGGATCTGTGGAGTAAATCAGACTGTAACC ACTGCGTCACTGATGGATATCAGAACCTGACCAGTGACATGCTGTTCTTCATGAGCACTCTCAACCAAACTCTCACCTGCTTTGAGAAGTATCAGCAG GGGAATTACACAGAGCTCTGCAAAAACTGTAAGAGCGCATACAGAGACATGAATGAGCTGTACAGCAGCATGGAGAAGAATCACACTCTGTGCATTGACATAGAGGATGCG ATGAACATGACCCGCAGGCTGTGGAGTAAGAAATTCAAGTGTTCCTTCGCCCGTGAGGAGAACGTGTCTGTCATCGCTGTCTCCAGCTTCATGCTCTTTCTGCCCATCATCTTCTACTTGAGCAGCTTCCTTCACTCTGAACAAAAGAAACGCAAGCTCATACACC CCAAGCGAGCAAAGTCCTACACCAGCCTGATTAACATTCAGGACAAACAGAGCTGA